One segment of Falco peregrinus isolate bFalPer1 chromosome 4, bFalPer1.pri, whole genome shotgun sequence DNA contains the following:
- the LOC101922165 gene encoding LOW QUALITY PROTEIN: olfactory receptor 52B2-like (The sequence of the model RefSeq protein was modified relative to this genomic sequence to represent the inferred CDS: deleted 1 base in 1 codon) codes for MSAPNTSRSHPTFFILVGIPGMEKSHTWISIPVCMMYCAALLGNLVLLVTVAKERSLQEPMYIFLCLLAVCDLLLSTATVPKILGVLQSLSTQISFSGCLAQMFSIYFIFVVESAILLAMAFDWHIAICKPLQYTAVLTHSVMGKVVMAALIRSFCIMLPAIFLLKRLPYCGHNVMPHTYCEHIGVGRLACTDISINIWYGVAAGFLSAGLDVISIAVSCVLILRCLWGLPSPRTSPRALHTCGSHLCVITMFYTPAFFSFLAHRFSQHVPQHILISFANLYIVVLPMLNPIVYGVRTKQIREHVAHLLRLRGLSGRT; via the exons ATGTCAGCACCCAACACGTCGCGATCCCACCCCACATTCTTCATCTTGGTGGGTATACCTGGGATGGAGAAGTCTCACACCTGGATCTCCATCCCAGTCTGCATGATGTACTGTGCTGCTCTTCTTGGGAACTTGGTCCTGCTGGTCACCGTTGCGAAGGAGCGCAGCCTCCAGGAGCCGATGTACATCTTCCTGTGCTTGCTGGCAGTGTGCGACCTGCTGTTGTCCACTGCCACTGTCCCCAAAATCCTTGGTGTCCTTCAGTCTCTGTCCACCCAAATCTCTTTCAGTGGCTGCCTGGCACAAATGTTCTCCatctatttcatttttgtggTGGAGTCAGCCATTTTACTGGCGATGGCCTTTGATTGGCACATCGCTATTTGCAAACCCCTGCAGTACACAGCCGTCCTGACACACTCTGTCATGGGGAAAGTTGTCATGGCAGCCTTAATCAGGAGCTTCTGCATCATGTTGCCTGCCATCTTCCTCCTCAAGCGGCTGCCCTACTGTGGGCACAATGTCATGCCCCACACCTACTGTGAGCACATTGGTGTGGGCCGCCTGGCCTGCACCGACATCTCCATCAACATTTGGTATGGGGTTGCTGCTGGCTTCCTTTCAGCTGGCTTGGATGTCATCTCCATTGCTGTCTCCTGTGTGCTGATCCTCAGGTGCCTCTGGGGGCTGCCCTCCCCACGCACCTCCCCCAGGGCTCTGCACACCTGCGGCTCCCACCTCTGCGTCATCACCATGTTTTACACACCAGCCTTCTTCTCCTTCCTAGCGCACCGGTTCAGCCAGCACGTTCCTCAGCATATCCTCATTTCCTTTGCCAACCTCTACATCGTGGTGCTGCCCATGCTTAACCCTATCGTCTATGGGGTG AGAACAAAGCAGATACGGGAGCATGTGGCTCACCTGCTCAGGCTGAGGGGCTTGAGTGGCAGGACATAG
- the LOC101922334 gene encoding olfactory receptor 52B2-like — MPPLNLTSLTPATFILAGIPGMEKLHIWISIPFCSMYLAALLGNGVVLFVIRTEHSLHQPMYLFLSMLAITDLMLSTTTVPKMLALFWFNTGEISFGACLTQMFFLHFSFSAESVILLAMAFDRFVAICYPLRYPAVLSHSAVIKTGLVALLRSFCVIFPCIFLLKRLPFCGHNIIPHTYCEHMGIARLACADISINILYGLAVPFAAIVVDVVLIAVSYVLILLALFRLPSRSAHHKALSTCGCHVCVTLLFYIPAFFTVLTHRFGRGIPHHVHILLANLYVLFPPLLNPIVYGVRTKQIKEKVVKVFISPNSHLLQE; from the coding sequence ATGCCACCACTCAACCTTACCAGCTTGACGCCAGCAACATTCATACTGGCTGGCATCCCAGGCATGGAGAAGCTGCACATCTGGATCTCGATCCCATTCTGCTCCATGTATctggcagccctgctgggaaACGGTGTTGTGTTGTTTGTCATAAGGACAGAACATAGCCTGCACCAGCCCATGTACCTCTTTCTGTCCATGCTGGCCATCACTGACTTGATGCTGTCGACCACAACTGTGCCCAAGATGCTGGCTCTGTTCTGGTTCAACACTGGGGAAATTTCCTTTGGCGCTTGCCTGACCCAGATGTTCTTCCTTCATTTTAGCTTCTCGGCAGAGTCGGTGATCTTGCTGGCCATGGCGTTTGACCGGTTTGTTGCCATCTGTTACCCGCTGCGGTacccagcagtgctgagccACTCAGCCGTCATCAAAACTGGGCTGGTGGCTTTGCTGAGAAGTTTCTGTGTCATTTTTCCATgtatatttcttttgaaaaggcTGCCGTTCTGTGGGCACAATATCATCCCACACACCTATTGCGAGCACATGGGTATCGCCCGGCTGGCCTGTGCTGACATCTCCATCAATATCTTGTATGGCCTTGCGGTACCTTTTGCAGCAATAGTGGTAGATGTTGTACTCATTGCTGTCTCCTATGTTTTAATTCTTCTGGCATTATTCAGACTCCCCTCCAGAAGTGCCCATCACAAGGCTCTCAGTACCTGTGGCTGTCACGTCTGTGTCACATTACTTTTCTATATTCCtgcttttttcactgttttaacGCACCGCTTTGGTCGGGGAATCCCCCACCATGTCCACATTCTACTGGCCAACCTGTATGTGCTCTTCCCTCCACTGCTGAACCCCATTGTGTATGGCGTGAGaacaaaacagataaaagagAAGGTTGTGAAAGTGTTCATCTCCCCCAACAGTCATTTGCTTCAAGAGTGA